The DNA sequence AAAGTTAACATCCGTACCAGAATCGATTTTTGTTGCAGCAATAGGTTCACTTGAAGTACGTTCATTCATAATTAAAGGAATCCATTGTTTTAGTGTTTCAGGATCATCCGAGAATTCCATACCTTCGAATAATGGATTCGCTGTCATTGCTGCATGACGCTTTTTAAGATATTCGACATTGCCAGCGCCTTGAACCATACTCATATGCGGTAGAGGCATAATGAATTCTTCCGGTTTCTCGATTTGCTTTGTGTTAACTAAGTGTGTCCAAAATTGTAGTGAATCTTGGAATTGTGTGTTAACGTTAATCGCTTTAGTAATATCGATTGTTCCGTCTTTTTTCTCGCTTGTGTAGTTAAGCTCACATAAAGCGGCATGCCCAGTTCCGGCATTGTTTAATTCGTGAGAGCTTTCTTCACCAGCTTTAGCTAAGTTCTCAAATACTTTGATTTTCCAATCCGGTGCTAATTCTTTAAGCATTGTACCTAAAGTAGCACTCATGATTCCGGCACCAATTAAGATAACGTCTGATTTGATATGCTTGTTACTCATTTTTACCTTCCCTTACATATATATTAAGATTTTTAGAATAATGTAAGCGCTCTATTCTATTATCGACAACCCTATATAGGAGACGATTCCATTGATTCTATATCATTTATTACCTTATTGTAGTGTAACACAATTGTGAAAAGATTAAAATATATACAAACTGGACCATTGCAAGCAAGTGAAAAGGTTGTCTTTTGCGAGAAAAGACGAAACATTTGTGAGCATATTTTGTAGAACCTTAAAATCATTTATTTATGTTTTCTTTATTTTCTAACAACTTTTTTCTGACTATTTTGTCTATTTTAAGTTATGCTACAATGAAAAGCGTATACATTTCATTAAATGGAATTTCTATTAATATCAACTTGAAATATCGGCATTATTTTGTAAGAATAGTAGGCACCGCTCTTTGCATAAATTATATAATAAGTACAGTTATCATAAGAAATACATGACAAATGTAAATAGTTCATAATTTAAATTAAAACTAAAATCATATCTGAGTGAGATAAGGGGGATGTTTATGAAAATTTATACGGATAGTGGTTCTGACTTACCGAAATCATTTTTTGATAATGAAGAAGTACATCTTTTTCCGTTACGCGTATTAGTGAGAGGTGTTGAGTATGATGATATTATTGGCATCACAACAGACCAAGTATACGCGGCAATTGCTGAAGGTGAGCAACTTAAAACATCACAAGTTTCATTAGAAGTATTTATTAACGCTTTTGAGGAATTAGCAAAATCCGGTGAAGAAGGAGTTTATATTGCCTTTTCATCAGAACTGTCTGGTACATGCCAAACCGCAATTTTGGCGAGAAACCAAGTATTGGAAAGTTACCCAGACTTGAAATTAGAAATTATTGATACGAAATGTGCTTCATATGGTCAAGGTTTAGTAGTAAAAGAAGCAGTACGTTTAAATAAATTTGGTATTGAGTTTAATGAAGCCGTTGAAAAACTAACAACAATGGCCAATTCAATGGAACATCTATTTACAGTAGGCGATTTAAACCACTTAGCAAAAGGCGGCCGTGTTTCAAAAGCGAGTGCCTTTATGGGTGGATTACTTAATATTAAGCCTATTTTAAATATGGATGATGGCAAGCTTGTACCAATAGAAAAAACACGCGGATTCAAAAAAGCGATTAATCGCATGACTGAACTTATGAAAGAGCGTGGCGGTGACTTCACGAATAAGATTGTTGGTATTTCTCATAGTAACGATGAGGAACTAATGCATGAAGTGAAAGTTGCTATTGAAGAAAAGATTCAGCCTCAAGCAATTGAAACAACAACAATCGGTGCGGTGATCGGTGCACATGTCGGTCGAGGAACAATCGCTATTTTCTTTACAAATGATAAATAAAATAAAGGCTGGCACATTTTTTGTGACAGCCTTTTTATTTTTACCAGAAAAAAATTGATGCTAGTGCAATACCTGTAATTGCTCCTAATGCAATTCCATAGCCAAAACCTGGTGCTCCATATCCTCCACCAAATCCCCAGAACCCAATTCCATAACCCGCTCTATCAGGCATAATCCAAACCATACGATTGTCTACTTTCGTAATTCTTCCAACGTGGACATTTCCTTTATTATCATTTATTCTCACACGTTTCCCGTGATATTTGCAGCACAAATCATATGTCTCTTGATGACTCATAAATTCCCCTCCTTTCTGTAAGTCTTTCTACTATATGTTCAAGCTTTTTGCACATACGAGCGCATCGTCTAGTTCATATACTAAGAAAAAGGAGAAAATCATGCCTATTCTTGATACAAAAATATTGTTTGAAAAAACGGAACATCGTGAGCTGGCAGCCTATCCAATCATCCAATCCATTTTCCCGCGATTTCCACCTGAAGCCGTTCAATTTGAACTTTTACAACAAGGATTGCTACAACATGAGGAACTTCGCTTAACATTGGATGTATGGCAAATATCAAAAAGACTATTAGAGGAGTTAATACGGTTATGGGAGGGACCTGATATACCTGTTGCCATTTTGCCGATAAAAAACGGGTTTGTAAAAAATGGTGTTGCCTACCCTTATGGTATTTGTTTGTATGTATCCCCTCGCGTCACAATAAAAGAACTTCATGCGCTGTTTACCCATGAATATCATCATATTTGCAGGCGCAGATTTTTAATGGAACCCCCTACATTACTGGATTCATTGCTTATGGAAGGACTGGCCGAGCATGCGGTGGAAAGCTTATATGGAGAATATGCATTAAGTTCTTGGACGAAACGGTATTCCTTAGAGGAAGTATTAAGCTATTGGGAGACGCATTTCACTCAAGCATTGCATGTGCCAGGATTACACGAACATCAAGCGTTTTTATTCGGGGACTCAGCATTAAATTTACCCCCTTGGATCGGGTATTGTACCGGGTACCGACTGGTTGAAGCCTTTTTACAAAAGAAAGGTCCTTATGATGTTAAACAACTGCTGTCCATGCCATCACTTTATTTATTAGAAGGGACAGGATGGAAAAAGGGAGTAACCGAATAATTAGTTACGGTTACTCCCTTACATATTATTTTTGAACGACTGGTTCCGGATAATCGAAGCCTTTCGCGTCTACTTCAACTGTTTTCATCTTTTGATCTTCCAGTGGTTTATCATTGTTCCCGCGATCAGCAGCCACAATCTCATCGACTGTTTCCATACCTTCAGTTACTTTACCGAATGCTGCATAGTCACCATCCAAATGTGTTGCTTGCTCCGTCATTATAAAGAATTGGGAACCTGCCGAATCCGGATCTTGGGAACGAGCCATCGAAATTACACCGCGCTCATGTGTTAATGTATTATCAAATCCGTTTGATGTAAATTCTCCTTTAATTGCATAATCAGGTCCACCCATACCTGTACCATCCGGATCTCCACCTTGGATCATGAAACCGGGAATAACACGGTGGAAAATTAGTCCATCATAAAACCCATCTTCCACAAGAGAGATAAAATTGGCCACTGTATTAGGGGCAGTTTTTGGCTCTAGCTCAATAACGATTTTTTTATCATTTTCCATTGTAATTGTAACGATTGGATTTTCGGTTACTTCCTCAGCATAATTTGCATTACTTTCCTGCTCTTCATTTTTCGCCGTTTCCTTACCGCATGCAGCTAAAATAGCGATTAGCACTGTAAATAAAACGATTTGATAAAACTTCTTCACTCAAATTCATCTCCTTTTCCAACATAATTCCATCATACTACGGAAGTATAAATAAGAGCATCAATTGAAAGCAGGATTTTCAATAAAAAACACCTAATTCATTGCAGCTGCAACGTTTTAGGTGTTGTAGAGAACGTTATTATTTAAATTCCCCAGGAAAGTAAATACTATGGTTTTAATATAAATTTAATACTTTGATCTTCATGATCATGGAATTTCTTATATGCTTCACTTGCTTCAGATAGCGGTACTTTATGGGTAATGATTTCTGTTGGATCAATCTTACCTTCAGCAACCATCTCATAAAGCATTGGGCTATAATGAATCGCCGGTGCTTGTCCAGTTTTCACGGTTACATTACGCTCGAAAATATTGCCTAATGGGAACATATTGTATTTTGAACCATACACACCTGTTAGCTGGATTGTACCAAATTTCCTAACCGCCTTAATTCCAACATCAATGGCACTCAGTGTTCCACCTTGAAGTTTCAGCTTTTGCTGTGCTTTTTCTACAAGAGACATTTTCCCGTCCATACCTACACAGTCAATAACCACATCGGCTCCTCCATGTGTAAGCTCATGAAGATGATTTCCTACATCATCAAAATCATCAAAGTTAAATATTTCAACTTTGTTTGTACGTTTTGCATGTTCTAAACGATAGTTTAAAGGATCTACTACCATTACACGCTTCGCACCTTTCATCCACGCGAATTTCTGTACCATTAATCCGATTGGTCCTGAACCTAACACAATAACCGTATCGCCCTTTTTAACACCCGAATGTTCCACACTCCAATAGGCAGTCGGCAATACATCGGAGATAAACAGTAATGCCTCATCTTCTAGTTCACAGTTGTCAGGTACTTTAAATGGTATGAAGTTCCCGTACGGTACACGCAAATATTCTGCCTGGCCTCCCGGGAAGTTACCGTAACGCTCTGTATATCCAAAATATGCACCTGAATCAATTGCCGGATTTTCGTTGGCATTGTCACATTGACTTTCTAATTGATTTTGACAGTAGAAACATTCACCGCAAGCAACGTTAAAAGGAATAACAACGCGGTCTCCTTTTTTAACCTTTGTTACTTCTGGCCCTACTTCTTCTACAATCCCCATAGGCTCATGTCCAATTACAAAATCCTCTCGTGCTGGAACAGCTCCGCGATAAATATGGAGATCCGATCCGCAAATGGCCGTTGAGGTAATACGTACAATAATGTCATCTGGCTTTTCAATTTTTGCATCCGGAACTTCTTTTACTTCTACTTTTTTGGCACCTTGATACGTTACTGCTTTCAAAAAGACCCCTCCTGGTGGATATAGTATTAGAATTAAACTTCGGTGAAGTGTCATTCTGTAACTTATATACCCCCCAGACAAAAAAATATACATAAAACCAACTATCACTTAGCCAATCGACGGACAAAAAAACACTAACCCTCTATAAGATTAGTGCTCTATATTACGGCTGTTTAACATTATTTCGTTCCAAATAAGCTGTATAGTCTGTCCCTTCTTTCAGCGCTTTTTCCTCCATCGGAATGCGAATAGAAAGGATAATGAAATTTAAAATGGTGAAGCAAATAGCTGTAAAGTATGCCTGAAACATTAGAGGCAATACGGCAATTTCTAAACATACAACTAAATAGTTTGGGTGGCGGATAAAAGAATACGGCCCCTTTGCTACTACATTTGCTCCAGGTAAAATAATAATTTTCGTATTCCAGAAAGATCCTAATGAAACTAGACACCATACCCTTAACATCTGCAACAATAAAAATAAAACGAGCCATATATAATGCGGTGTAAATTGTTCACTGAAAAATACTACTTCAATAAGTAGGCTTACAAAAAAGCTCGTATGCAATAATATCATGAATGGATAATGGGAAGCACCTACTTCATATGCTCCTTTAGCAAGCATTAATTTTTCATTTCTTTTTGCTACAACCAGCTCTACTAATCTTTGAATAATTACAAAAGCTAGTACAATATAAAAAACCAGCTTACTCCCTCCATTCCAATAATACTACTTCTCCGCTAAAACCAGGCCCTAACGCAACTAATAGACCTAAAGTATCCGCTCTTTTTTCATTTAACATAAACTGTTCCAAAACATACAGAACTGTCGGAGAAGACATATTTCCATTTTTTTGCAATATTTCACGTGAAACATCTGTATGTTCCGTTGTTAAATTTAATGTTTCCTCATAAGCTTGTAATACTTTTTTTCCACCAGGATGTGCTACAAAATTCTCAATTTGCTCAGGTGAAACATCATGCTTACTTAAAAATTCGTGAATAAACGGTCCAAGCCATTTTGAAATAATGACCGGAATGCTCTTCGAAAATACAACATGCAAACCACTATTCTTTACATCCCAGCCCATAACATCTTCAGAATCAGGCATCCACTTTGAACCGCGCCCCTTAATATAAGGTATTGGTATATTTTGCTCTAGCTCAACATTATCGCCGCATACAAGGGCACAAGCAGCTCCATCAGCAAATAATGAAGTGCCTACAAGATTGCTCTTAGAATAATCATCTTTTTGGAATGTAAGACTGCATAGCTCAACACAAACGACAAGTACCTTTGCGTTAGGGTGTGCTTTGCAATAATCATACGCCCTACTAATACCTGCCGCTCCCCCTGCACAGCCTAGCCCCCATATCGGTATTCTAACTAGTTCATTGGAAAAGGGAAGAATATTCATTACTCGAGCATCAATGCTTGGCGTTGAAATGCCTGTACTACTAATAAAAATGATGGCATCTATATCTTCGGTAGATAGATCCTGTTGTAAAAAGGAACGGTTTGTTAAACACTTTTTTATGACTTCAACACTATATTCGGTAGCCAGTTTTATATACAGTTCATTGCGTTCTTCAAATGTATGTTCTTCACGATACCATTCAGGTGAAACACATAAATTACGTGTCTTTATTTCACCATTCTCAAAAACTTTTAGTAACCGTTCTAACTTTGGAATTTTATGTTGGAAAAGCTCTTTCGTCAATTGCTCAATGTTCCTCTGAGCTAATGTGAAAGGCGGTGTATGAGTACTTACTGAAGCTATTTTTGGAATAGTAATTTCTCCTTATATGAATTATTTTCTTTCAATGTATTGATAAAATCGTAAAAATATACAGAAATAGATGGAAATTTTGAGGGCTTGTCCATGAATAATAGCACTATCCATTAACTGGACGGTGCTATTATCTGTTTTATTAACTTTAGCCACAACAATCGAAGACTGACTTACCAGCCTCTTCGTTTTGAACAACCACAGCCGCCATTCGGTCTAAACGGTGTTCCACACATCGTATTTGTTTCGAAACATTCATTCACAACTGATTGTGTATGAGGGAAATAGTGTTGGTTGTTAATATAATGTTGGTTGACCGTTGTTAAATGTGATGGATGAACATGAGGCACCACCGTATTTGATACATTTCTTTGAACATATTGTCTCGTTGGTGAAATTTGCGGTGATGCATATTGAGTTGGTCCTGTTTGCGTTGGCAATTGCTGTGCATTATTGAAAAACGATTGACCTCTTTCATCATTAAATGAATTAAACCAGTTTCTATTAACCAATTTTATCCTCCTTCCTTCATCTTGATGTATCTCTACTAACTTATGAGAGGAATTCGGAATAACCTATTTACTTGCCTATTGTTAAGAAACAAATTTTAAAGAAAATGCAGTTATCTATAAAAATAGTGAAGTAAAGTCAGGAAAGTAATTGTCTAGTAAAAACCTATTGAATCTTTTGTGATAGTGGCGTGTAAATTTTTTCCCATATTTCTTTTACACCGGCTGAAGCATGCCCTTTTGCATAATGGATATGCTCATTTTCCGATAATGCCAATATGGCGTCACATGCGTTTCCAACTGCAATCGCAGGATACCCGAGATTGAAAAGACTGAGATCATTTTCAGAATCTCCTGCTACAACAACCTCCCCATCATACTGACACTTATTAAGTACATATTTCAGAGCAGCACCTTTATTAATATTTGCAGGGAGAATATCTACATCTCTTTCACTGCTGAAAATAAGATCAACTGCTAAATTATGTTGCTTGATCGCTTGCTTAAGTATTTGAACTTGCATTTTACTCGCAAAATAAGCCAATCGCCAAGGTGTATCTATTGGCTGTCTGGCAATGTCAATGGATTTTGCGATCGCATTTACCTGTTCAAAGTCTTCCTGCTTAATGTTACCTGCCCATTCCTGATCAAGCTCATATGAGGGACCAAGGTAAATCGAAGCTCCAACATCACATATTAAAATGTCCGGTTTCGGCAGTTGTTCACGTTCGATTAAATCAATCGCGGACTGTCTATATCTTCCTGTAATATATATAAGAG is a window from the Solibacillus isronensis genome containing:
- a CDS encoding CotD family spore coat protein — encoded protein: MVNRNWFNSFNDERGQSFFNNAQQLPTQTGPTQYASPQISPTRQYVQRNVSNTVVPHVHPSHLTTVNQHYINNQHYFPHTQSVVNECFETNTMCGTPFRPNGGCGCSKRRGW
- a CDS encoding DegV family protein — encoded protein: MKIYTDSGSDLPKSFFDNEEVHLFPLRVLVRGVEYDDIIGITTDQVYAAIAEGEQLKTSQVSLEVFINAFEELAKSGEEGVYIAFSSELSGTCQTAILARNQVLESYPDLKLEIIDTKCASYGQGLVVKEAVRLNKFGIEFNEAVEKLTTMANSMEHLFTVGDLNHLAKGGRVSKASAFMGGLLNIKPILNMDDGKLVPIEKTRGFKKAINRMTELMKERGGDFTNKIVGISHSNDEELMHEVKVAIEEKIQPQAIETTTIGAVIGAHVGRGTIAIFFTNDK
- a CDS encoding peptidylprolyl isomerase — protein: MKKFYQIVLFTVLIAILAACGKETAKNEEQESNANYAEEVTENPIVTITMENDKKIVIELEPKTAPNTVANFISLVEDGFYDGLIFHRVIPGFMIQGGDPDGTGMGGPDYAIKGEFTSNGFDNTLTHERGVISMARSQDPDSAGSQFFIMTEQATHLDGDYAAFGKVTEGMETVDEIVAADRGNNDKPLEDQKMKTVEVDAKGFDYPEPVVQK
- a CDS encoding HAD family hydrolase, which codes for MNEKMLTFPYLKPRVLATDLDNTIVSDKVPHTELWETLALENTSLIYITGRYRQSAIDLIEREQLPKPDILICDVGASIYLGPSYELDQEWAGNIKQEDFEQVNAIAKSIDIARQPIDTPWRLAYFASKMQVQILKQAIKQHNLAVDLIFSSERDVDILPANINKGAALKYVLNKCQYDGEVVVAGDSENDLSLFNLGYPAIAVGNACDAILALSENEHIHYAKGHASAGVKEIWEKIYTPLSQKIQ
- a CDS encoding zinc-dependent alcohol dehydrogenase — its product is MKAVTYQGAKKVEVKEVPDAKIEKPDDIIVRITSTAICGSDLHIYRGAVPAREDFVIGHEPMGIVEEVGPEVTKVKKGDRVVIPFNVACGECFYCQNQLESQCDNANENPAIDSGAYFGYTERYGNFPGGQAEYLRVPYGNFIPFKVPDNCELEDEALLFISDVLPTAYWSVEHSGVKKGDTVIVLGSGPIGLMVQKFAWMKGAKRVMVVDPLNYRLEHAKRTNKVEIFNFDDFDDVGNHLHELTHGGADVVIDCVGMDGKMSLVEKAQQKLKLQGGTLSAIDVGIKAVRKFGTIQLTGVYGSKYNMFPLGNIFERNVTVKTGQAPAIHYSPMLYEMVAEGKIDPTEIITHKVPLSEASEAYKKFHDHEDQSIKFILKP
- a CDS encoding type III polyketide synthase yields the protein MPKIASVSTHTPPFTLAQRNIEQLTKELFQHKIPKLERLLKVFENGEIKTRNLCVSPEWYREEHTFEERNELYIKLATEYSVEVIKKCLTNRSFLQQDLSTEDIDAIIFISSTGISTPSIDARVMNILPFSNELVRIPIWGLGCAGGAAGISRAYDYCKAHPNAKVLVVCVELCSLTFQKDDYSKSNLVGTSLFADGAACALVCGDNVELEQNIPIPYIKGRGSKWMPDSEDVMGWDVKNSGLHVVFSKSIPVIISKWLGPFIHEFLSKHDVSPEQIENFVAHPGGKKVLQAYEETLNLTTEHTDVSREILQKNGNMSSPTVLYVLEQFMLNEKRADTLGLLVALGPGFSGEVVLLEWRE
- a CDS encoding isoprenylcysteine carboxyl methyltransferase family protein, with translation MVFYIVLAFVIIQRLVELVVAKRNEKLMLAKGAYEVGASHYPFMILLHTSFFVSLLIEVVFFSEQFTPHYIWLVLFLLLQMLRVWCLVSLGSFWNTKIIILPGANVVAKGPYSFIRHPNYLVVCLEIAVLPLMFQAYFTAICFTILNFIILSIRIPMEEKALKEGTDYTAYLERNNVKQP
- a CDS encoding DUF2268 domain-containing protein, with the translated sequence MPILDTKILFEKTEHRELAAYPIIQSIFPRFPPEAVQFELLQQGLLQHEELRLTLDVWQISKRLLEELIRLWEGPDIPVAILPIKNGFVKNGVAYPYGICLYVSPRVTIKELHALFTHEYHHICRRRFLMEPPTLLDSLLMEGLAEHAVESLYGEYALSSWTKRYSLEEVLSYWETHFTQALHVPGLHEHQAFLFGDSALNLPPWIGYCTGYRLVEAFLQKKGPYDVKQLLSMPSLYLLEGTGWKKGVTE